tgtgatcggagatctcGTGAATTAGATGGTGAAACAAACTAAAGTCTGACTGTGAGAAGAGAACCTTTGTGAAAAGGCTCATTCCGTGTATAAAgtgcatttctcttctaatctgtatGGCAGGTTGGTCTATACCGTAATATGTTCCAAGTGGTTTCTTTAAAACAAATGAGTTGTTTTCTTGAAACAAAGATGTTGTCGTACAGAACATCTGAAAGGAACACACTTATATGAGTCTGACTACTTGTCATGGTCTATGGGAACTGGGTATTCTCGAGAAACTCATGAAGGGTctggagtatgacttataagctccaaaccgcggggatgcttttgcagcctagtaccagtgtagggctctggtcaaacttgtttgcaCAAGACTATcaattcaaggcatagtccattgTACAGTTATGAATAAGTGTAGCTTTtgttctagatggaagttcaacttaacagtctctgtcAAATACTGGTACATCAATGAGGGAATGAGGGTATTTCTAGTGTGGCTTGAATTTCTTGATGGGGATTGTTGGAattatgggcttggcccattcattctaatcaatacaataaaagaatttaaaacccactattaaatgctagggaatcaattgcttaattccgtaccgggatttgaggaggatctcaaccgatttaaagggtggacttcgtgtacaccatttgtgaagccggtaagaggaggatgGTGAACCATACGCGCGCgtgctcgctcgcctcgccaaGCCGAGGCCATGGCTGAGGCCGTggccgaggcgaggcgaggccgGCCGGACGGGCGGTGCGGTGTGGTGCGGTGCGCGTGCGTGGCTGGACGGACGTGACATGCAGGTGCGGTGCAGGTgcaggtgcggtgcggtgcggtgcgacgGGACGTGCTGAGATGAGAAGAACATTTTGCTgtaaagagcattaaaacagagAATTAATGTTGACAGCAATGACTGGACAATCAAGGCTCTTTACGatgtccaggttcgttgaacctgaggcacaataactgccgctcatcaaaCTCATTTATGatgtccaggttcgttgaacctgagccACCTCcacgcctatataaaccacctcctcctccttccatcCTCACTCACCTCAGCACTTGATCCAGGTACTCCTGcttaggagacctctcccttctcactcagctgctttctgccatTCCCATCGCTAGTGCTGCGCGCACagctctagcgagagcaggtctccggaacctttgctcgctgaaggtcctgcacgggacgcgggcaatcaggtttctggggagcgtcttgacgcgactgctcgctccctgaacgactacttcgtctacttcccgacgtgaccgttcgtgggagcgactacttcgtctacttcccggcgtgaccgtttgtgggactgcactgcgaacatcttcctacatcgacatagttcggctacttcgaggaaggccagtcgaatagcatgtttATTCCAGCTGGTAGCGCCGAAACCGGTGTCTCCGGCACTGGTCCCACCTTAGGGTACATTCTAAACCTATTCTGGTTTAACtatttgttcatgcttattagtaagaataatatgaacacatgcacatatcttattcacacattatcactcatttatatcataaaattgctagtaatatttaGAATTAAAATATACTAAAAATTATCTAGTTTTCTAACACGTCCTCCGCATGGGACTTCAAGGATCAGGGTGCGCGCGGGGTGGCGACGAGGTCGGCCATGAGCATGAACTCCTCactgctgatgctgccggcgcTGGCTGTGCCTATGAAAGGCTTGGTGCAACTGCGAGCTCGACCTGGGGAGCGGTGTACTGCTACAACACCGAGCTCGCCCTTCCCGAATTCCCAGCGTTCGTCGCGTCCAGGGGCACCTACGACGAGGGATGAGCCAGCCATTGCGTTCGGCGTCGCCCGGTGTGCGCGGCTCGCCACTCCTCGGCGACAGACTTTCCGACGCACGCCGCAAAATCCGGTGGCGGCGACGAGTCCGGTGGCGGCCCCGCCGGACGCAGGGGCAAGGTTAACGCGTGCACACGCGAGAATGCCGCAGGGGCAGTGCTTGGCGAGACATGGACCGAGCCCCTGGCATGGTTGGGCAACGATATAGCGACcagggggtggacggtaaatgaagTACCGTCCACCCCTGGATTCCCTCGCGGGCGTCCGATCATACTTCTGCGGCCAAGATTTGCGTATTACCATTCCAAGAGGACCATTTGCTGAAATTATTGACCGCAGTGAACTGAAGACGGAGCCTGTTGCCGCATTCAAAGGCATGGAGCGCCGACACGGCGGAAGGCATCAGCACGCCGCGACGTTCATCACGTCCTCGTCCACCATGACTCCATGAAGCCAGCTGCCGCGGTGAATTCCCACTTCCAATGGTGCCGTTCACCTGCGGCCCTGCCGCGCGGCCGCGCCAACTTCCGATATAGAGCTGAGCGGGTCGGGCATGAGCCTGAACTCCTCGATGGGGATGGCGCGGTCGCCGTCGCAGTCctcggcgcgggcggcgcccaTGACGCCGAGCGCCCTGACGAGCTCGTCCACGCCGACCAGCGCGTCCTCGGCGGCCTCGAGTGCGGGCAGCTCCGATTGCAGCAGGTCGCCTAGCGCGCCCAACCCAACCTTGCCACGAAGagaggaaaaaagaaagaaaaacaaCAACTCCATTGATGAAAACACTATGTTCTGAATCTCAGCAATCAGCAGGCATTCCTCCGCAATTGCTGTTCTGTACTTGCTCTCGCTCTGCTTTTCCCGTctactcttcttcttcccccaaGTCTCGTTCAATCTGGTCCATCTCCCTTCCTGCTGCAGCTTGACGTTCATCTCCCTCCTTCGCTAGAAGCAGGGTCAATACCAGCATGAGGTGTTGCCATCGATGGGCTACGATGCTGATGGGCTGGAATTGCTGCATGTTTAGGCGCTGGCTGGATCAATCGACTTGTACGTGGGCCTATATGCCAGGTTGGCCGATGAGTGGCTCCGCTAACGCCATTGCGCATCAATCAAGACATCTATTTTGTAAGTTTCAGGGACTATTTCAAAtcaagggcctgtttagttccttccgcaaaaacgcaaaaaagctgtaaacgcaaagatgctaaaataatcttactaatttgaagtattaaatgaagtctatttacaaaactttttgcatggatgggttgtaaatcgcgagacgaatctaatgagcctacttaatccatgttttgcaacagtgatgctacagtaaccatccgctagttattgcttaatcatggattaattagcatcattagattcgtctcgtgatttacaacccatccatgcaaaaagttttgtaaatagacttcatttagtacttcaaattggtaagattcctttgGAAAAAAAATTTTGCATTTTTGCAAaatgatctaaacaggccccaAACTTTCGTACAGGGAACCaaacataagcctcaacatttgAGATAGCTTGGGCAGAGGTGAAGAAGAAACTCCCCTAACGCGATCTCTTCTTCCTTAGAAATGAGTGGCGGACACTCCAATACCAAACAGGTCCGCAGAGGACAACATATATAGGTTCAAAACAAACCAGACATTCGAAAAGATTGGACATCAAGACATCTAGTTTGTAAATTTCAGTGACAGTATTCTGTATTTGAAATCAAACCCTCTCTTCTTTTATTTGACCCGATTACGAATAAAATGATGGGCTCCGCTGCCGGGCTAATTAAGAAATTAATCTAACCAATAACATTCACAGTCATCCGAGACAAAGATCCCAAAATGGCAAAACATGGCACATTTATCGCTCGCCTGGTTAGACCAATCAACAAGCTAAGGCTATACAACCGGATGCTCTCTGTCCAGTTCCAGTGACTACCCATTCACAAGCTCAAGCCAGCGGCGCCGGCACCAGGCTGCAGAGCAAGGCGGCGAGCAAGGTCACGTTCCGGTCGGCGAGGTTCCTGGCGTACAGCGGCGACGCCGGGTAACCGAGCAGGCCCCTCCTGCAGCCGTCCATGCCGCGGAGCCCCGCCGTGTAGCCCGCCCTGAGGTCCGCGGCCCCGTCGCAGCCGTCCGCCAGGTCGGCGGCGACGCGCGCCATGGCCATGCGGGCGCGCCCATAGCCCACCATGCAGGCGCCGAACGCGGCCTTCTCGTCGTCGGCCGgcaccgcgccgccgtcgagcagCGACGTCGCCG
The Panicum hallii strain FIL2 chromosome 6, PHallii_v3.1, whole genome shotgun sequence genome window above contains:
- the LOC112896240 gene encoding uncharacterized protein LOC112896240, yielding MTAERACTAVSGTRRMRELCLRTLRAGAGAGAAVPVTRHAAAAVRAALGSYAATVAAATSLLDGGAVPADDEKAAFGACMVGYGRARMAMARVAADLADGCDGAADLRAGYTAGLRGMDGCRRGLLGYPASPLYARNLADRNVTLLAALLCSLVPAPLA